From a region of the Oncorhynchus mykiss isolate Arlee chromosome 32, USDA_OmykA_1.1, whole genome shotgun sequence genome:
- the LOC110488372 gene encoding carcinoembryonic antigen-related cell adhesion molecule 6 yields MDLFNLRSLAILLSAVGCCNGQSVLPAGPLEGVQGKNVTFKTIIIPTDVGNFITVSWNFNGGSGLVPVVTSAPNGETVGAGYAGRVSLNSSTGVLNLASLTAKDGGDYAVTMVTNAAVQRTGATLLKVLEPVSAVTITSNLNEAVEFNSTVVLTCSAKGSFLTYKWLNGTTPLVTDGKHVTLSANSTVLTVAGVFRKDLVGPIYCTAFNNLESDNSAPFNLTVTYGPENIAMTVTPTAEIQKKGSNITLTCSAQSSPAAVLQWIRNGVPLNVVGPKLVLDNVAVAQSGNYSCMASNAKTLRYLESTTAKFTVVEAISGAKITGPNGTLVAGNSTANLSCQATTGTADARVWLKNGAALSPSNRVVVSADKSSITIKPVQKEDSGEYQCKLTNAVSTDSASLKIVISFGPETVSVKGVNSVKVTEPVMLKCAAVSLPAATYTWKFNGTLTGVMTSEYGIDAAVATNSGIYTCEASNAVTGLSTSVNHKLSVKEEGTLDEGLTGGQIAGIVIGVLIALVLIIVGVRYMRRKKTPIESPY; encoded by the exons ATGGATTTGTTTAATTTGAGGTCGCTTGCCATTTTGCTGTCAGCTGTTG GATGCTGCAACGGGCAGAGCGTACTGCCAGCCGGGCCCTTGGAGGGAGTACAGGGAAAGAACGTCACGTTCAAAACCATTATCATCCCCACAGATGTTGGAAACTTTATCACAGTATCCTGGAATTTCAACGGTGGTAGTGGACTTGTACCTGTTGTCACTTCTGCGCCCAACGGAGAGACAGTTGGCGCTGGTTACGCAGGAAGAGTATCACTGAATTCATCCACCGGCGTATTAAATCTGGCATCCTTGACGGCAAAGGATGGCGGAGACTATGCAGTGACTATGGTCACTAATGCTGCAGTACAGCGCACAGGTGCAACGTTGCTCAAAGTTCTAG AACCGGTCTCCGCCGTGACCATCACGTCCAACCTGAACGAAGCGGTCGAGTTCAACAGCACTGTGGTCTTGACCTGTTCGGCCAAAGGCTCCTTCCTCACGTACAAGTGGCTCAACGGCACCACCCCGCTGGTCACCGACGGGAAGCATGTGACCTTGAGTGCAAACTCCACAGTGCTGACCGTGGCTGGAGTGTTCAGGAAGGATCTGGTCGGACCCATCTACTGCACGGCCTTCAACAATCTAGAGAGTGACAACAGTGCCCCCTTCAACCTCACTGTCACCT ATGGGCCAGAAAACATCGCCATGACAGTCACCCCCACCGCTGAGATCCAAAAGAAGGGTTCCAACATTACATTGACCTGCTCAGCCCAGTCTAGCCCTGCGGCTGTGCTTCAGTGGATCCGCAATGGAGTCCCGCTCAATGTGGTGGGCCCCAAGCTGGTACTGGACAACGTTGCCGTGGCACAGAGTGGAAACTACTCCTGCATGGCCAGCAACGCCAAAACCTTGCGATACCTGGAATCCACAACAGCCAAGTTCACTGTAGTCG AGGCCATATCCGGCGCTAAGATCACAGGCCCCAATGGTACGCTTGTTGCAGGTAACAGCACGGCCAACCTGAGCTGCCAGGCAACCACCGGCACCGCCGACGCCCGAGTGTGGCTGAAGAATGGTGCGGCACTGTCTCCTAGCAACAGGGTCGTGGTCTCGGCAGACAAGAGCTCGATCACGATCAAGCCAGTGCAGAAGGAGGACAGTGGGGAGTACCAGTGCAAGCTGACCAATGCTGTGAGCACAGACTCTGCCAGCCTCAAGATAGTGATCAGTT TTGGTCCTGAGACTGTGTCCGTGAAGGGGGTAAATTCCGTAAAGGTGACAGAGCCTGTGATGCTGAAGTGTGCCGCGGTCTCTCTCCCTGCTGCCACCTACACCTGGAAGTTCAATGGGACGCTGACCGGCGTGATGACATCCGAGTACGGCATCGATGCCGCTGTGGCCACGAACAGTGGAATTTACACCTGTGAAGCCAGCAACGCCGTCACCGGGCTGAGCACCTCCGTTAACCACAAGCTGTCCGTCAAAG AGGAGGGAACACTGGATGAGGGTCTGACTGGCGGGCAGATCGCTGGGATCGTCATCGGCGTGCTTATCGCCCTGGTGCTCATCATCGTAGGGGTCCGCTACATGAGACGGAAAAAAACACC